One window of Magallana gigas chromosome 2, xbMagGiga1.1, whole genome shotgun sequence genomic DNA carries:
- the LOC105328890 gene encoding cyclic nucleotide-gated channel rod photoreceptor subunit alpha isoform X2: MVNMPPKITPGKNDADNEKKDDKESKDNKAIAKIAGPNKWNKAIKKRRASVRRGSTQKDDPFLQRFTVTAREIDDYLHDFSEIFTLTFWKKLVINPANPPYYWWSFIVTCAVMYNLIIVIMRGCFYDKLQVRDIVHYWFIPDYLFDFIYIFDMYMISRVGFLEQGLLCRNVRTLTKRYLKSWKFIIDLVCIFPFDILYFFVGYNAFLRVNKCLKVWRLREFFNLAETHTNYPNLLRVANLILIIIIIIHWNCCLYFALSRYLGFGSDGWTYPDVTDPNFSSFWKQYVFCFYWSTLTLTTIGDTAYPEKTVSFIYCITCSLIGVLIFATIFGNVGALINEMDAARNDFQHKVDSVKRYMEVRQVTGPIQERVVKWFDYTWNNKESVDDSKNLEHLPEKLRAEICIHVHLKTLRQVKIFSDCEPGVLVELVLKLKLQVFSPGDYVCRKGDIGKEMYIIKKGKLEVCSEDGKVVFVTLEEGATFGEISILNLPGNKTGNRRTASVRSVGFSDLFCLSKTDLLDALREYPEARKSLTEIGKNILRKDNLLDEEAARREERRQQNLDKKIELIADAVDDLQKVVNKLIDKVSTKDTEGTPASQETQPPVTEEKNSTEDKGVKPSTNSKKSITNIHGKDSSTKETTEETKKSSAILANEDK, translated from the exons GTAAGAAGGGGAAGTACTCAGAAAGATGACCCATTCCTTCAGAGGTTTACCGTCACAGCTAGGGAAATAGACGATTATCTGCATGATTTCAGTGAAATCTTTACTTTGAC GTTCTGGAAGAAGCTTGTGATCAACCCTGCCAACCCCCCTTACTACTGGTGGTCCTTTATTGTCACCTGTGCTGTCATGTACAATCTCATCATTGTTATCATGAGAGGCTGTTTCTATGACAAACTGCAAGTGAGGGACATTGTGCATTATTGGTTCATTCCTGACTACCTGTTTGATTTCATCTACATATTTGACATGTACATGATAAGCCGAGTAG GGTTCCTTGAACAAGGGCTGTTATGCCGTAATGTCAGAACCTTAACGAAACGGTATTTGAAGTCATGGAAATTCATCATAGACCTTGTTTGCATATTTCCATTTGATATTCTCTATTTTTTTGTCGGCTATAATGCTTTTCTAAGAGTGAACAAATGCCTCAAGGTCTGGAGGTTACGGGAGTTTTTCAATCTAGCAGAAACCCATACTAACTACCCAAATCTTCTACGTGTGGCCAATCTTATTctaatcatcatcatcattattcaCTGGAATTGTTGCCTGTACTTTGCCTTGAGTCGGTACCTGGGCTTTGGCAGTGATGGATGGACCTACCCTGATGTAACTGATCCCAACTTCTCCAGCTTCTGGAAGCAGTATGTGTTCTGTTTCTACTGGTCCACTCTTACCTTGACCACTATAGGTGACACTGCTTACCCAGAGAAGACAGTGTCTTTTATCTATTGCATTACATGCAGCTTGATTGGAGTGTTGATTTTTGCTACCATTTTTGGAAATGTTGGAGCTTTGATCAATGAGATGGACGCTGCACGTAACGACTTTCAACACAAAGTAGACTCGGTGAAACGTTACATGGAAGTCCGACAGGTAACTGGTCCAATACAGGAGAGAGTGGTCAAATGGTTTGATTACACATGGAACAATAAAGAATCTGTAGACGACTCCAAAAACCTGGAACATCTTCCAGAAAAATTGCGTGCAGAAATTTGTATCCATGTTCATCTAAAAACACTCAGGCAAGTCAAAATCTTCTCAGATTGTGAGCCAGGAGTTTTGGTAGAACttgttttaaaactgaaacttcAGGTTTTTAGTCCAGGTGATTATGTGTGCAGAAAAGGTGACATTGGCAAAGAAATGTACATCATCAAGAAAGGAAAACTTGAGGTGTGTTCAGAGGATGGAAAAGTAGTTTTTGTAACCCTTGAGGAAGGGGCCACATTTGGGGAAATCAGCATTCTTAATCTTCCTGGTAACAAAACTGGAAATAGACGGACTGCCAGTGTCCGCAGTGTGGGGTTTTCTGATCTCTTCTGTTTGAGCAAGACTGATCTACTTGATGCCCTGAGGGAGTACCCTGAAGCTAGAAAGAGTCTGACCGAAATTGGAAAGAACATTTTAAGGAAAGACAATTTACTGGATGAGGAAGCAGCTCGACGTGAGGAACGAAGGCAACAAAATCTGGATAAGAAGATTGAACTCATTGCAGATGCTGTGGATGACCTACAAAAAGTTGTAAATAAACTGATTGATAAAGTATCAACCAAGGATACAGAAGGGACACCTGCCTCTCAGGAAACCCAACCACCAGTGACAGAGGAAAAGAATTCCACTGAAGACAAAGGGGTGAAGCCCTCCACAAACAGCAAAAAGTCAATTACAAACATACATGGGAAGGACAGCAGCACAAAGGAAACTACAGAGGAGACAAAGAAAAGCAGTGCTATTTTAGCAAATGAAGACAAATGA
- the LOC105328890 gene encoding cyclic nucleotide-gated channel rod photoreceptor subunit alpha isoform X1 translates to MVNMPPKITPGKNDADNEKKDDKESKDNKAIAKIAGPNKWNKAIKKVKNTRRASVRRGSTQKDDPFLQRFTVTAREIDDYLHDFSEIFTLTFWKKLVINPANPPYYWWSFIVTCAVMYNLIIVIMRGCFYDKLQVRDIVHYWFIPDYLFDFIYIFDMYMISRVGFLEQGLLCRNVRTLTKRYLKSWKFIIDLVCIFPFDILYFFVGYNAFLRVNKCLKVWRLREFFNLAETHTNYPNLLRVANLILIIIIIIHWNCCLYFALSRYLGFGSDGWTYPDVTDPNFSSFWKQYVFCFYWSTLTLTTIGDTAYPEKTVSFIYCITCSLIGVLIFATIFGNVGALINEMDAARNDFQHKVDSVKRYMEVRQVTGPIQERVVKWFDYTWNNKESVDDSKNLEHLPEKLRAEICIHVHLKTLRQVKIFSDCEPGVLVELVLKLKLQVFSPGDYVCRKGDIGKEMYIIKKGKLEVCSEDGKVVFVTLEEGATFGEISILNLPGNKTGNRRTASVRSVGFSDLFCLSKTDLLDALREYPEARKSLTEIGKNILRKDNLLDEEAARREERRQQNLDKKIELIADAVDDLQKVVNKLIDKVSTKDTEGTPASQETQPPVTEEKNSTEDKGVKPSTNSKKSITNIHGKDSSTKETTEETKKSSAILANEDK, encoded by the exons GTAAGAAGGGGAAGTACTCAGAAAGATGACCCATTCCTTCAGAGGTTTACCGTCACAGCTAGGGAAATAGACGATTATCTGCATGATTTCAGTGAAATCTTTACTTTGAC GTTCTGGAAGAAGCTTGTGATCAACCCTGCCAACCCCCCTTACTACTGGTGGTCCTTTATTGTCACCTGTGCTGTCATGTACAATCTCATCATTGTTATCATGAGAGGCTGTTTCTATGACAAACTGCAAGTGAGGGACATTGTGCATTATTGGTTCATTCCTGACTACCTGTTTGATTTCATCTACATATTTGACATGTACATGATAAGCCGAGTAG GGTTCCTTGAACAAGGGCTGTTATGCCGTAATGTCAGAACCTTAACGAAACGGTATTTGAAGTCATGGAAATTCATCATAGACCTTGTTTGCATATTTCCATTTGATATTCTCTATTTTTTTGTCGGCTATAATGCTTTTCTAAGAGTGAACAAATGCCTCAAGGTCTGGAGGTTACGGGAGTTTTTCAATCTAGCAGAAACCCATACTAACTACCCAAATCTTCTACGTGTGGCCAATCTTATTctaatcatcatcatcattattcaCTGGAATTGTTGCCTGTACTTTGCCTTGAGTCGGTACCTGGGCTTTGGCAGTGATGGATGGACCTACCCTGATGTAACTGATCCCAACTTCTCCAGCTTCTGGAAGCAGTATGTGTTCTGTTTCTACTGGTCCACTCTTACCTTGACCACTATAGGTGACACTGCTTACCCAGAGAAGACAGTGTCTTTTATCTATTGCATTACATGCAGCTTGATTGGAGTGTTGATTTTTGCTACCATTTTTGGAAATGTTGGAGCTTTGATCAATGAGATGGACGCTGCACGTAACGACTTTCAACACAAAGTAGACTCGGTGAAACGTTACATGGAAGTCCGACAGGTAACTGGTCCAATACAGGAGAGAGTGGTCAAATGGTTTGATTACACATGGAACAATAAAGAATCTGTAGACGACTCCAAAAACCTGGAACATCTTCCAGAAAAATTGCGTGCAGAAATTTGTATCCATGTTCATCTAAAAACACTCAGGCAAGTCAAAATCTTCTCAGATTGTGAGCCAGGAGTTTTGGTAGAACttgttttaaaactgaaacttcAGGTTTTTAGTCCAGGTGATTATGTGTGCAGAAAAGGTGACATTGGCAAAGAAATGTACATCATCAAGAAAGGAAAACTTGAGGTGTGTTCAGAGGATGGAAAAGTAGTTTTTGTAACCCTTGAGGAAGGGGCCACATTTGGGGAAATCAGCATTCTTAATCTTCCTGGTAACAAAACTGGAAATAGACGGACTGCCAGTGTCCGCAGTGTGGGGTTTTCTGATCTCTTCTGTTTGAGCAAGACTGATCTACTTGATGCCCTGAGGGAGTACCCTGAAGCTAGAAAGAGTCTGACCGAAATTGGAAAGAACATTTTAAGGAAAGACAATTTACTGGATGAGGAAGCAGCTCGACGTGAGGAACGAAGGCAACAAAATCTGGATAAGAAGATTGAACTCATTGCAGATGCTGTGGATGACCTACAAAAAGTTGTAAATAAACTGATTGATAAAGTATCAACCAAGGATACAGAAGGGACACCTGCCTCTCAGGAAACCCAACCACCAGTGACAGAGGAAAAGAATTCCACTGAAGACAAAGGGGTGAAGCCCTCCACAAACAGCAAAAAGTCAATTACAAACATACATGGGAAGGACAGCAGCACAAAGGAAACTACAGAGGAGACAAAGAAAAGCAGTGCTATTTTAGCAAATGAAGACAAATGA